Proteins co-encoded in one Arachis stenosperma cultivar V10309 chromosome 7, arast.V10309.gnm1.PFL2, whole genome shotgun sequence genomic window:
- the LOC130939294 gene encoding uncharacterized protein LOC130939294: MAILQAQNEKIALKKKQAKQKEKARRSRPKNRKKGGSLWKRKGGKTRCVGGVELRVWVMSSSFLFHGDFNNIIQEEERRGATSLPRGQSCSRVDRFLVSLEWLEEFPERGPRGLSDHCPLIMTVTRCLGDIQFMDKLKALTIPLGRWHREHFGDEIRKVDDLVSNGVYDGIMEARRKALVCSCKKWYIRKELHWKHMSRSRHAMEMDKNTRYFHNLASARRRNNRIEALKIQGRLVRNQSRIKVAIRDFYKELYHQEQSPNIGFRDGLVRRINEDEATELELMSNADKIKSAVWDCESSKAPGSDGYNMNFIKKCWEEVGQEFTDAVMGFFHSALLPADSNVTWVALAPKFTGATEIRSYPRCWFGGCEK; the protein is encoded by the exons ATGGCGATACTTCAGGCTCAGAATGAGAAAATAGCACTGAAGAAAAAGCAGGCTAAACAAAAAGAGAAAGCTCGAAGGAGTCgtccgaaaaacagaaaaaag GGTGGGAGTTTGTGGAAGCGAAAG GGAGGAAAAACTCGTTGTGTGGGAGGAGTTGAGCTTCGTGTCTGGGTTATGTCAAGTTCCTTTCTGTTTCATGGGGACTTCAACAATATtattcaagaggaagaaagacgAGGGGCTACTTCCTTGCCGAG GGGCCAGTCATGTAGTCGGGTTGATAGATTCCTGGTTAGTCTTGAGTGGTTAGAAGAGTTCCCTGAAAGAGGCCCAAGAGGTTTGTCAGACCATTGTCCACTGATCATGACTGTCACAAG GTGCCTAGGGGATATTCAGTTCATGGACAAGTTGAAGGCTTTGACGATTCCGCTGGGTAGGTGGCATAGAGAGCACTTTGGAGACGAGATCAGGAAAGTTGATGATTTGGTCAGCAATGGGGTATATGATGGAATAATGGAGGCTAGAAGGAAGGCGCTTGTGTGCTCATGTAAGAAATGGTATATTAGAAAGGAATTGCATTGGAAGCATATGTCTCGGTCCAGGCATGCTATGGAGATGGATAAAAATACTAGGTACTTCCACAACTTAGCCTCGGCTCGGAGAAGAAACAATCGGATTGAGGCCTTAAAGATCCAAGGCCGCTTAGTGCGAAATCAATCTCGGATTAAGGTCGCTATACGGGATTTCTATAAGGAGTTGTACCACCAGGAGCAATCTCCAAATATAGGATTTCGGGACGGGCTGGTAAGGCGAATAAATGAGGACGAGGCAACAGAGCTGGAACTGATGTCGAATGCTGACAAAATTAAGTCTGCAGTGTGGGATTGTGAGTCATCGAAAGCACCAGGGAGTGATGGGTATAACATGAATTTTATCAAGAAGTGTTGGGAAGAAGTTGGGCAAGAATTCACGGATGCAGTGATGGGGTTCTTCCATTCAGCACTGCTACCTGCGGACTCGAATGTCACGTGGGTGGCGCTGGCACCAAAATTTACTGGAGCGACAGAAATAAGGTCATATCCAAGGTGTTGGTTTGGAGGATGCGAAAAGTGA
- the LOC130939296 gene encoding uncharacterized protein LOC130939296, with the protein MEFCGYSAAEDGFWAEVAGWIKECVCSASMSVLINGSPSKPFKMERGLRQGDHLCPFLFVLVVDVLHKMIGEAVRNGRILPLLVGRDNIELSHLQFADDTILFCPPEEETIQNYKRLLRSFELMSGLSINYEKSNFIPVNCEQRWARKMCLLLGCKEASLPVRYLGISLGANPRLVKTWKPVIDKVEEKLSLWKVKTLNKAGKLVLIKSVLNSLPIYYLSLYKIPKAVVEELIFLQRRFLWSKDDGRIGIPLVKWEVVMAPKKEGGLGVGDAVVRNTALLFKWWWRFSKEECPLWKRVVCSCNNMNPFKMMHSQQVPSRGGPWKDICHLQIREPQIRERMIRGLSIEVGNGRTIRFWEDDWLTGGALKDLFPRFFLVSNLKVSVIGDCGFWDGLEWI; encoded by the coding sequence ATGGAGTTTTGTGGATATAGTGCTGCAGAAGATGGGTTTTGGGCAGAGGTGGCGGGGTGGATTAAGGAATGTGTTTGTTCGGCGTCAATGTCAGTGCTCATTAATGGGTCACCCTCTAAGCCCTTCAAGATGGAAAGGGGTCTGCGACAAGGAGACCATTTATGTCCCTTTCTGTTTGTGCTCGTCGTTGATGTGCTCCATAAGATGATTGGGGAGGCGGTGAGGAATGGGCGCATATTGCCGCTGTTGGTTGGACGGGATAACATTGAGTTATCACATTTACAGTTTGCGGATGACACTATCTTGTTCTGCCCGCCAGAGGAAGAGACCATTCAGAATTACAAGCGCCTACTGCGTTCTTTTGAGCTGATGTCTGGGTTGTCTATTAATTATGAGAAGTCCAATTTCATTCCGGTTAATTGTGAACAGAGGTGGGCGCGTAAGATGTGTCTGTTGCTGGGTTGTAAGGAGGCCTCTCTCCCTGTCCGGTACCTTGGCATCTCTTTGGGAGCAAACCCGAGGCTAGTTAAGACGTGGAAACCAGTGATTGATAAGGTGGAAGAAAAGCTGAGTTTGTGGAAAGTAAAGACCCTCAATAAAGCGGGTAAGCTGGTACTCATTAAATCGGTTCTCAATAGCTTGCCTATATATTATCTTAGTTTGTACAAGATACCAAAGGCAGTAGTAGAGGAGTTGATTTTCTTACAAAGACGGTTCTTGTGGAGTAAGGATGATGGGAGGATTGGGATACCACTAGTGAAATGGGAGGTAGTGATGGCCCCTAAAAAGGAGGGTGGTTTGGGAGTGGGAGATGCAGTGGTTCGAAATACAGCTCTCCTATTCAAATGGTGGTGGCGGTTCTCCAAAGAGGAGTGCCCCTTATGGAAGAGAGTAGTATGCTCTTGTAATAACATGAATCCTTTTAAGATGATGCATAGTCAACAGGTTCCTTCAAGAGGGGGTCCGTGGAAGGACATTTGCCACCTTCAAATCAGGGAGCCACAAATCAGAGAGAGGATGATTAGAGGCTTGTCAATAGAAGTAGGAAACGGCAGAACAATCCGATTCTGGGAGGATGACTGGTTAACTGGTGGTGCCTTGAAGGATTTGTTTCCTAGATTCTTCTTGGTTTCAAACCTTAAAGTTTCTGTTATAGGTGACTGTGGGTTTTGGGATGGGTTAGAGTGGATATAG